One genomic window of Phycisphaerae bacterium RAS1 includes the following:
- a CDS encoding AhpC/TSA family protein, with translation MLRPALLLFATFLLVSPSTAQIVDEPLPEYKLTDVKNGEKEFAIAEGRGRILVLFFFKSTDAGSADVVAEVKKVAKMPGVHVIAISPEKPDAVEKFAKAKEFEFSYVAGADAEDFFQISSYPRAYVVDTKGVLRWRGHPGELEERVKDQIRKTPPIGADPESLKARLAKANKLMAEKQFGKAYTLASQVASVASTGGGAAGGSDATALAQKAEEGAKQRIEEARKLIEEKKIDQAIAVLADIAVRFGAKDAAREAETELAKLQSNREHKALVRKATDNVRGEMRNEEAADLIANKQYVEAVDTFKQTIERYPESKAAADAQKQIDKINADASVKTIIAKRRSEQEADRWLEIGDRFAKVELYDQAREWYDKVQKQHAGTAAADKAKKAAAKLPKTADAGKKETKPKSNGDESAKQDKKNG, from the coding sequence ATGTTGCGTCCCGCGCTGCTGCTTTTTGCGACGTTTCTGCTGGTCAGCCCGTCTACGGCGCAAATCGTTGACGAGCCGCTACCCGAGTACAAATTGACCGACGTCAAGAACGGCGAAAAGGAGTTTGCGATCGCCGAGGGCCGCGGGCGGATCCTGGTGCTGTTCTTCTTCAAGTCGACGGACGCAGGATCGGCGGACGTTGTCGCCGAAGTGAAGAAGGTCGCCAAGATGCCGGGCGTGCACGTCATCGCCATCAGCCCGGAAAAGCCGGACGCGGTCGAGAAGTTCGCCAAGGCGAAGGAGTTCGAGTTTTCGTATGTGGCGGGGGCCGACGCGGAGGACTTTTTCCAGATCAGTTCCTACCCTCGGGCTTACGTGGTCGACACCAAGGGCGTTCTGCGTTGGCGCGGGCATCCGGGTGAGCTGGAGGAGCGCGTCAAGGACCAGATTCGCAAGACGCCGCCCATCGGCGCCGATCCGGAGTCGCTCAAGGCCCGGCTGGCGAAGGCCAACAAGCTGATGGCCGAAAAGCAGTTCGGCAAGGCCTACACGCTGGCGTCGCAGGTTGCGTCCGTGGCCTCGACCGGCGGAGGCGCGGCGGGCGGCAGCGATGCGACCGCGCTGGCCCAGAAAGCCGAGGAAGGCGCCAAGCAGCGTATCGAGGAAGCCAGGAAGCTGATTGAAGAGAAGAAAATTGACCAGGCCATCGCCGTGCTGGCGGACATCGCGGTTCGTTTCGGAGCGAAGGACGCCGCGCGCGAGGCCGAGACGGAGCTGGCGAAGCTGCAATCCAACCGTGAGCACAAGGCGCTGGTGCGCAAGGCCACGGACAACGTCCGCGGTGAGATGCGCAACGAGGAAGCCGCCGACCTGATCGCCAACAAGCAGTACGTCGAGGCGGTTGACACGTTCAAGCAGACGATCGAGCGCTACCCGGAAAGCAAGGCGGCCGCCGACGCGCAGAAGCAGATCGACAAGATCAACGCCGACGCGAGCGTCAAGACGATTATCGCCAAGCGCCGCAGCGAGCAGGAGGCCGACCGCTGGCTCGAGATCGGCGACCGCTTCGCCAAGGTGGAGCTCTACGACCAGGCGCGCGAGTGGTACGACAAGGTGCAGAAACAGCACGCCGGCACGGCCGCCGCAGACAAGGCCAAGAAGGCGGCGGCCAAGCTGCCCAAGACCGCCGACGCCGGTAAGAAAGAAACCAAGCCCAAGAGCAACGGCGACGAGTCGGCCAAACAAGACAAGAAAAACGGCTGA